The genomic segment TCCAAGTCGCCAGAGCCGTGCAGTTCCTGCACCAGAGCCAATTCTTCGTCATCCACAGAGATATCAAGTCGGCTAACATCTTGTTCGACTCCAACTGGACGGCTAAGCTGGCGGATTTCGGGCTCGCCGTCCGAAGGGACGAGGCTGGTCGGGGAGTAGAATCGCTGAGCCGACCCGCCGGGACTTTTGGGTACTTGGATCCTCATTACACTACCCCATGCAAGCTCAGCCCTAGAAATGATGTCTTCAGCTTCGGAGTCGTGTTGCTTGAGATTATCAGTGGTACTTTAATTTATCACTCTTCCGCAATTTGAGTTCAGTTTTTATATGTTATACCATATAAATCAATCAGTCTCTCTGAAAATAGCTGCATCTTCAGCTACAAAAGTTTATTGTTTTAAGTCTCGTGTTTCTTCCAACAGGTACCAAAGCTATCGACGTGTCGAGAGTTTCGTCCTCCATCGTTGAATGGGCGCTGCCTCTGATCGAAGAGAATCGAATAGTTCAAGTTTGTGACAAGAGGGTAGAGATGCCATGGTACATGGAGGGCACTATAAGGCGCTTTCTACACATTGCAGCTCGTTGTGTGTCCCCAACAGAAGAGCATCGCCGCCCATCAATGGCGGAAATTGTCGCAGAGATGGAGAGCTGTTTCGTGGAGCCGGACAGGTTCCCCCTTTGGATCAACGTTTTGTCTAAGTTTAGTCTCTTGAAAAGGCAAAGAACTAGATTAACGGAGATTAAACGAAAGAAGAGCGCCGCCGCCTCCTCCACCTCCACCTCGACGTTAACATGCGCAGGAGATGGTGATCGCCAGAGCGACGCGTTCTCACGGCGGAAGATGCTGCTGAGAGAGGTGCTGGCTGATGTTACCCTGGAATGATTAATTCAAGAGGTTAATTCATTTGTTCTAACCGACCCATTAAAATGATTGACAAATTATATAAACTTTTGCTTGTTGCATATCATtcaattgtatatatatatagacacaaattatatatatatatatttcagcTACAAGAACCGTGAACTCAGCTGTTGTAGGTGTCGTCCCCTAGTAGCTGGCCTAGTCCCTCGAAGccaaagaaaattgaaattaattaaaggaAGCAAAG from the Diospyros lotus cultivar Yz01 unplaced genomic scaffold, ASM1463336v1 superscaf1, whole genome shotgun sequence genome contains:
- the LOC127793052 gene encoding serine/threonine-protein kinase-like protein At5g23170 gives rise to the protein MKSSKMVEFAYEELEAATDHFSPSRLIGKGSHGRVYRGILNGGKLVAVKLQSLGLRKLQDNSKLENEARILSSLPQNSHLVNLVGTSHDRSKNKVLVIEHLPNGTLHDLLHAAETPPPPWPKRAQIALQVARAVQFLHQSQFFVIHRDIKSANILFDSNWTAKLADFGLAVRRDEAGRGVESLSRPAGTFGYLDPHYTTPCKLSPRNDVFSFGVVLLEIISGTKAIDVSRVSSSIVEWALPLIEENRIVQVCDKRVEMPWYMEGTIRRFLHIAARCVSPTEEHRRPSMAEIVAEMESCFVEPDRFPLWINVLSKFSLLKRQRTRLTEIKRKKSAAASSTSTSTLTCAGDGDRQSDAFSRRKMLLREVLADVTLE